The Rhododendron vialii isolate Sample 1 chromosome 1a, ASM3025357v1 region GAAAATCCAACACTACTAATCGCCTCGTTCGACTTATATGTTTACAAACTTCTAGCTATTTGATATGAGCTCGGGCTTGTTTTGGTTAGAGCTTATCTGAAATCAGCTCGCCCCTCGTaattaaataagccaaagttGAACTTAATTTTAAAATTCGTTACGTTGCAAAACCAAGCTTAAGTAATATTCGGCTCGTGCGATTCGTTTATCGTCAAGTAGTGGTCATCCTACATGGTGCCTTGTGGATCCATCACACCGGCCATGCCGATATCCATATTCCCACTTTTAAAATTTGTTGCATTTCAAAACCAAGCTTAAGTATTGTTCGGCTCCGTAGGATTCGTTTATTGTCCACCCAAATTATCAAGTCATTCGTTCGGTAATTCAACGGTTCAGATCTTATTTCAACCATGTAGCATCCGAGCTATTCATTGCCGAGATAAACTCTGAACCATTCTAGATTGCCAAACGAACGACTCAAATGATGCACAACACCTCTCTGTGGTCCATCACACCATTCGTTGCACCCCTACACAACACCCACCCCTGATAGCCATATCCTAAATGGTGCCTTGTGGTCCATCACACCATGCATGCCGATATCCATATTCCCTCTTTTGAATTTGACATCATGAACATGATCACCATGTTGAATGAGTCTCATCAATTGGGACGGCAATCTAGGAACATTAATTTTATGCCTACCCCATTCATTAATAATCTTGTTGAattttataattatatataaggCATGATCTCCCACATAGAGTATATATATTGGAAGAACATTTGAAATAGTGAATTGGTTATCCCCACAGAAAAATCCAAATGGCACACCTAAAAGGTTACTACTACCTCTATGTTGTTTTCATCTTGGCTATCGCCATGAATCACACGGCCATGGCTAGAGAACCATCTTCTCGGGCAGTCAAAGGGGCTTATTGGCCTTCGTATGCCGGTTTCCCGGCCTCAGCTATCGACACGAGGTTGTTCACCCACCTCTACTACGCCTTTCTTGTACCTAACAATGTCAGTTTGTGGTTTGATATCTCGAATTCAACGGCTTTAACGCTCTGGAATTTTACGTCCACGGTTTCCAGTAAGAGTCCGCCAGCCAAGACGCTTGTTTCGATCGGTGGAGCAAGTGCAGACCCGAACACCTTTTCGCAGATGGCGTCGCAGAAATCATGGCGCGCGAGTTTCATCGACTCATCCATCGAAGTGGCGAGGAAATACGGATTTGATGGGATTGACCTTGACTGGGAGTTTCCTCAAAACTCAACAGACATGGAAAACTTGGGCTACCTACTCCACGAGTGGCGGGCCGCTGTTCGAAAGGAGGCTAATGCAACGTGCCGCAGCCCACTCTTGCTAACTGCGACCGTGTACTTCTCTGTGGAATTCTTCCTCAGCGCAGTCGTCCGGACGTATCCTGTCGACTCGATTAACCGGAACTTGGACTGGGTCAACGCGATGACCTACGACTACCACGGGTCATGGGGCACCACTGCAACGGGGACCCTAGCCGGGTTGTTCGACCCGTTAAGCAACGTAAGTACAAGTTATGGGCTTCGGTCATGGATCGATGCGGGGCTCCATCCAAGAAAGTTGATCATGGGCCTGCCATTGTACGGGCGGACTTGGCAGCTCAAAGACCCGAGTGTAAACGGTATCGGAGCGCCCGCCGTGGGGTTGGGTCCCGGGGCTGAAGGGGTTCTGACTTTTTCCCAGGTGGAAGCGTTCAACAAGGCGAATAATGCCACAGTGGTGTATGACGTGGATACAGTATCCACATATTCGTACTCAGGGACTTCGTGGATAACGTACGATGATGTCAGGTCGACGACGGTGAAGATAGCATACGTCGAGGCCCTTGGACTTCGCGGGTACTTCTTCTGGGCCGTCAACGACGATCTTGATTGGAAAATACCAAGACTAGGTgagaaaatttatatgcattttataaaaaacatagataattagaattttttttttggtaattattgCAAAGtctaacaaaaattattttttccttgaTGTTGTACAGCTTCAAGGACGTGGATTCTATGAGGGAGctgttctggaaagttttttaACCTCCTCGTATgttcttgaaaattttaaattttgctaATGTACGGATTGGCCTCCCAATtaactttatttgtttttgtgtggATGCCACTTAATCTAGTTTTTCCTCTTTGCTTCATTCATCTTTCACTTGTGTGTAAAGAAGAAACCGTGGATTAATGGATTACAAGGATTCATTTATAATGTCGATCGATTGAATCAAATGATATGCGATCTGATCTAACTTTGTTTGTTTCCGCATTTTATGGGGTGCTGTTAAAGGAACCAGTAACAGAGTTAGGATTTTTGGTTAGTGGGTTCAAGAATATGATAGAAATCAAAGAATGAGAAGTATAAATTCGTTTTGCTCGACGGAAGCAATGGCTTATGAGCACCTATAtacttttaatttcaaaaaatcaaccTCAAATTTCCTAAAACAAACTTCCAGTTTTCACTTGGCAACGGAGTGATGctcaagataaaaaaaaaaattatcgctTTCTTTTTGCAATACACAAGGGGCttaccatttttcattttggaaataAGTAAATAGTAAAAAACACATCCCATAAAACATGACAACCGCAATACACTGACCTTTAGGGGCTCTTAAACAATTCTATATTTTGTGGGTCAAGTTCGGTTAAAATTTCGAATTTTTGAATTCAAGTTCGGACTATTAATTTATAGACAAAATTCAAATCGATATCGATTCGATTCGTACCggattttttgagcagcccAACTTGATGGGCTTAATTATGCCCAGGCTAGGCCGTGATTCTAGGTAAAACTTTGAAAAGCACTAAATTTCCGTTATTGTTATGTACACTCCTACATACCACTTTCCGATCACACATCTCTCACATATGTGTCGGCTCTCCACAATTAATTGTAAGATGAGCCCCACATACATGTGAGAGAGCTGTGGTCGGAGAATGATCGGTAAAAGTGTTCATAGAATGAGcaactgttcaaaaaaaaaaaattgagcaacCAAAGGACGCAGCTCAATCATTGCGCACGCGTGGCTTGATTGGCAGAAACGTTTCGGCAATAGACCATCACAGGATTTCCACGGCACCCTCACGCCCAAATCAATCATCGACtatgagttgtttttttttaagataacTCATGTGTTTGGATTATGATACACGCAACTTGATTAATTTCAATCTCATTATTCACTCGCGAGCGGCCTAATAACAATAAGAGCAAAACTTTATATGAATTGATCCCAAAAGAGCTAATAACGCCTCAGATGTTTCAAACCTGAGATATTAAAATTGAACAAACTCCTAAATTCCAACCCTTAACCAATAGGCCAATCCCTAAGTTTCTCAGATGATTTTTTTAGCTTGCCAATACTCAAAAGTATTGTTACTAAAGTCTCTATAAGCAACGATGGAGCCAAAGGgagttatttttaaaaaacctaCTATtacattgaaaataaaaaattatagcaCGCCctccttccattttttttgtttgaaaaaataatgcTTCTTCCAttcggatttaatagtctttcGTTCAATTCTaatcggataaaaaatgagttatatatttaaattgataataaattttatattaaatatGGATCTCGtttaataaatctcaattaattctataagataatgttttcaaaattacataaaacataaattataagatataattgattgaaaaatgaaacaaactcccaaaaaaaactattaaatccAGACGGATCGAGCTATGAAACAACTTTGTACTAAAATTGGTCCTAATGAGGTTTAGTTACAAtccttttaaacaaaataacgATACCAACAACAATTACTTCAAGCTATGGgccaaaattaaataaaagattaAGTTTTGGATTAGTATTGTCATTTAATCAAATACTAACATTGTTGTCTCTCttgccaattaaaaaaaaatttgttgtctctttatttttcaattgtgtATATTCACCCCTCCAACACAAAATATAAGCAAAAATAACTCATGCTACAATATCTATTCATTTTTTATAAGATACTACACTATCAATTAAAGGTGAGTATCGTATCATATCCTGTCGAATTTCTGAATAAGCAATTCTTTGAATGATCTAAAATAGATTAAACAACCTAGGTAAGTTAGTGTGTGGAATTACTTTTCTACtcttccttaaaaaaaaaaaagattaaacccATGCAATGACCTCCTAAATGCTGTCAAATAGGAGTAATAgagtcctgctaccggtacagatttttgtgcacagattgtgcacagatttcgttgtggggcccaccacaggtcccacacaaatcattcaagccgttcattaaatgtaaaacattttttcaaggatccctgtaaaaaataaactcaatccaatacctataggtgcttcatccaaccatctaacttttcattcagattttcggataatgaaaagttatacgattggatcgagcatctataagtatcgaattgagattattttttacgggggtccttaaaaaaatattttacatttaatgaacggctcggatgatttgtgtggaacccgtgatgggctccacaacaaaatctgtgcacaatctgtgcacagattgtgattgtatgtgtgtagcatttctgggAGTAATAAAAGGCGGAAACTAGTGCAAAAACTAGAATCAGTGCAAACAAGCACACAAGATAATAATCGAACCTTTTAGAATAGAAAGTAATTCAACTTTTCCTAATCACCGAGACACCGGATTTTTCCATTTACAAAACAAAGAACAGCTTCCTTCCTAGAAACTATACCCCATTCCAGGAACTGGTTCTCAAAACCGAAAGAAAGCCTTGGATCAGAGTTTCCAGATCATGAACTACCGGCATCCTAAAAGGCCCCGCCTCACAAATCAAAAATCCcattacatacatacatacatattgCCGATGATATTATCAACTGTTAAGAGTGGAGAGCACGCCACCACTTGCGGCTGGAATCACAACCTCCCAGCCAGGCCCTTTCAGCGGAAGCGAACTTGCAGCAAACTCGGGCTTCCCGTCTTCATTTGATGCACCAGCAATGAGATCATTGCGGTCTAAGATCCTCTCCAAATCTTCATCGCTCACATCTGTCTGTATCATCTTGTCTTCATCATCCTCTTCATCACGGAGCAACGCAAGCAGCTCCTCTTCCTGATGTAACACAGCAATAGATAAGGGCCTTACCACTTATGGTAACACTTATGGTGTGAAGTAAA contains the following coding sequences:
- the LOC131298633 gene encoding class V chitinase CHIT5b-like, encoding MAHLKGYYYLYVVFILAIAMNHTAMAREPSSRAVKGAYWPSYAGFPASAIDTRLFTHLYYAFLVPNNVSLWFDISNSTALTLWNFTSTVSSKSPPAKTLVSIGGASADPNTFSQMASQKSWRASFIDSSIEVARKYGFDGIDLDWEFPQNSTDMENLGYLLHEWRAAVRKEANATCRSPLLLTATVYFSVEFFLSAVVRTYPVDSINRNLDWVNAMTYDYHGSWGTTATGTLAGLFDPLSNVSTSYGLRSWIDAGLHPRKLIMGLPLYGRTWQLKDPSVNGIGAPAVGLGPGAEGVLTFSQVEAFNKANNATVVYDVDTVSTYSYSGTSWITYDDVRSTTVKIAYVEALGLRGYFFWAVNDDLDWKIPRLASRTWIL